The Leptospira saintgironsiae nucleotide sequence TCCCATTTCCAATAATACAAGCCCAGAAAGGAATGATATCCATTACATACAAACTTCCGAGTAGGATCATTCCTAAAGCGGAACCCATAGTGATCCCGAATCCGATTGCGTCTTGGTATTTTAAAAAGGAGAAACGTTTTCTAAGTTTAGAATCCGAACGGCGGATCCATTTGATGATACGTTTTGTTTTTTCTTTTTCGGGAAATCGATCTGAAATGTTTTTTCGCTCAAGGGTCAGGGAACTCATATCCACTCCGATGTAACTGATGAATGGAATTATATCCAGAATCTCAGATCCGTCGTTCCAATCTATAAACCGAAACCATAGAATCGGTTTCAATTGATAGGATGGGACCGATCTTTAAGAATTTTTCTCCCTATATTCAGATGGAGGAACTCCAACTTCTTTCTGAAACGCTCTATGGAAGGAGGTTTTACTCCTAAATCCAACTTCATAGGCTATATCCAGAACAGAAGTATCCTTGTTTTTGGAAAGTAACTCGCAAGCCTCTCGGATCCTATATTCGTTTACGAATGCCGAAAAATTTTTGCCCATTTCTTGGTTGATCAATTCTGAAAGTTGGTGAGAAGAAAGTCCAAGCTCATCCGCAAGACTTGCCAGACTTAAGTCCTCGTCTTTGTACAATTTTTCGACTTCCATCGCTTTTAGTAAATTTTCCCTGAGTGTAACGAGGTCCATTCCTTGCAATAAGGAGCGGGAATATTTTTGAAAGGTAACTCTTGCAACCTCTTGTAAGTTTTGGAAATAAGCAGGGTATCTTCTACCAATCAAATAAGAAACACAAAGACTTAAGCCCATCATGCAAGCGCTCACCAGTAGAAATAGTGGATTCTTATCTATCAGAAAGAATGCACCTACTGAATGATTGGCGATCGTGGCGAGAATGATATAGAGAAGAACTCTTGCAGTCCATTCTTCTTTTAAAACATTCGGCTTAAATAATATTCTACTCCCTCTCAATAATCCTGCAATATAGGTAGCGAGTATGAGTAGTGGAACTAGAAAAACCAGATCCAATGCACTTCTTGTCAAAGAGAATGTTTGGATACCTTCTCTGACCGCATCCGAATCCGGCACAAAACTTAAAAAATATAAAACCCAGATGATCCCCGGCATAATAGAATGTTTTGGGCTTAGACCCAATGTAGATTTTTCAAATTCTGAATTTTGAATGATCTTGTGAATGCCGTATAGAATGGGACCTATGGAACCTAAAACAGGAATATGAAGAAGTACGATCCTAGGATATGAAGAAGAAAGTCCAAATACATAAAATAAACAGCTGCCTTGTAATAACCCAAGGCATACGAATAATAAAGAAAGCAAACGATTGAGAGCCGTTTTTCTTTCTAGAATATTCTGCCCTATACATAATAAGGCCCCGAGGTAAGTTCCGAAGATCGCGAAAGAAACTAAAATCCAGAAAGCCGGAGATTGAGAGACTTGTTCCGGAAATAGTATCGGAAGATTAGGCATCCAAGGCTTTATCTACTATCCGTACAGGTTGTCAACCTTCTGTAGGACCTTTATTTTAGTCGGGAAACGAAATCAGTTCTTTCTAAAAATCAAAAAAGTTTGACATCAAATTTAGAAAAACAAAAGACATAGGATCGAAAAGGTAGACTATATGGTCTACTCATCCCGGAGGATTTTATGAAATCGTATACTTATATCCAAATCGAAAAGAAAGGTCCTGTATTCTGTATCGCACTCAACCGCCCAGATGCAAGAAACGCGATGAATACACAAATGATTATGGAGTTAAGCGAAGCTCTTACTGTTTACGAAGATGATCCAAGCTCCAGATGTGCAGTTCTATATGCAAATGGTCTTCATTTTACTTTCGGTTTAGAATTGGAAGATGTTGCAAAATCGATCATTGATCAAGGCAGAAACTTTTTCAAAAAGGGGAATATCAATCCTTGGGACACCGGAGGAACAGGCAGAATTCGGAAAAAACCCTTAATCACCGCAGTCCACGGGTTTTGCCTAACTTTAGGAATTGAATTGATGTTAGCTTCCGACATTGCTCTCGCTGCAGAGAAAACAGTATTCGCTCAAATGGAAGTACAAAGAGGGATTTTACCTTTTGGAGGAGCTACGATCCGATTTGTAAGAGCCTCAGGTTGGGGAAATGCAATGAAATATATCTTAACAGGAGATACTTTCGATGCTTCCGAAGGATATCGGATCGGAATTGTACAAGAAGTTCTACCTAAAAAAGAATTATTGGTAAGAGCAATGGAACTTGCAGAAAAAATTTCAGCACAAGCTCCAAAAGCAATAGATGCAGTTCTCGAAAATGCAAGAAAAGCAATCGAAGTCGGTGATCTGGAAGCGATTGATGATCTAGTGCCTTTAGTGACTGATTGTTTAAAATCTGAAGATGGGCAAGAAGGCATCCGCTCCTTATTGGAAAAAAGAACTGCAGTTTTCAAAGGAAAATAGTATTTTAAATTTTTAGAATATACTGCTTTATTTAAAATTCGTATTTAGTTTGCATTCCTAACAAACGATATTCGGATGCTGGGAATTCTACTTGCCTTCGCATATGTTTCTTCGAGTTTAGCAGGATCCGAGGGAATATTAATGGATTTTAGCCTAAGTTCCGATGAACAAGAGTTCACAGAATCATTTCGCAATTTTTGCAAAAAGGAGATCAGCCCATTTGCGGAAGAAGCAGATAAAACAAAGGAACTTCCCAGATCTCATTATCTCAAACTGGGAGAAGCAGGCTATTTAGGCCTCTTACACGAAGAGGAATTTGGCGGACAGGGAGCGGGAGTTTTTTTAAGCACCTTAGCGATGGAGATTATCTCCGAATCCTGTGGTTCTACTTTTTTTAGCGCAGGTGCTTCTGCAGGTTTATTCGGACTTCCTATTAAACATTTCGGAACTCCTGAGCAAAAGAAAAAATATCTGCCTGATATCATCTCTGGTAAAACAATCGGCTCTTTAGGAGTAACAGAACCTGATGGAGGTTCTGATGTTTCAGGACTTTCTTCCCTTGCTAAAAAATCTGGGAAGGATCGTTATCTTCTCTCAGGTCAAAAAACTTATATAACTAACGCGCCTAATGCTGATTATTGTTTGGTTCTTGCAAGAACCCAAGACGAAACGGGAAAAGAAAAAGGACTCACTCATTTTATTGTAAGTCTGAATTCAAAAGGTATCTCTAGGTCTGCCGCAATGGACAAAATGGGACTCAAAGCGTCCCCTACTGGAGCATTATTCTTTGAAGATGTAGAAGTTCCGGAAGAAAATATTTTAGGTAAATTAGGAAAAGGTTTTAGACAAACAATGCAAACCTTTAACGCAGAAAGACTTTCTTTGGCGGCTTATTCCTTAGGAGTCATGAAAGCTTGTCTAGATGAATCTAAATCTTTCTCTGCTTCCCGCAAAAGTTTCGGCAAATCTATTTACCAACACCAAGGTGTTGCATTCATGCTCGCGGAAATTTATTCAAAGTATGAAGCGGCAAAATGGCTTACCTATAATACCGCCTGGGAAATGGAAAAAATTGAATCGGAAGGAAAACCGAGCATGAGTCTTTCCGGAAAATGTGCCGCTTGTAAATTATTCGCAACTACTGCAGCAAGAGAAGTTACAAATCTTGCAGTCCAGATACATGGAGGAGCAGGTTATATGGATGAATACAAAGTTTCTCGCCTATATAGAGACACTCGTTTAGGAGAGATAGGTGGCGGAACAAGCGAGATCCAAAAACTGATCATCTCCGGAAGTATCATGAAGGAATCTTAATGTACTTCCGAAAGTTCAGGTCCTAATTTTTCTTCCAGATATTTATTGATCTCAGGATCGTTATCCTCTATCAATTGCCAGAAAGAAAATCCCCGGATCTTATACTTATCCAATATTTTCATCTTCTTCTCAAATGCGCTTCTATTCATATAGAATGCTACCCTATCGCAACCACCCATTCTATACCAGAGAGAAGGATCTGAATACACATGGCCTTGGTGTCTGTATAAATAAGGCCGGAGATAAGTCCAATCTGCAGCTTTTGGTTGTGTTTTAAAAATTTCTAATACGTCTGTAGGCTCTTCTTTTCTTGGAGCCATTTTGTCTCGGATCCACTTTGCCCTGGAATAATAGACTGATTTTGTTTCAGCCTGGCAATGTAAGGCCCAATCATATCCATAAGTTGGAATTGCCATATACAGTTTTTCATTAGGAATACGAGCTACTGCATATTCTAAAATTTTATCGATCCACCAATCAGGGGCTTGGGGTCCAGGTCCTGGGAAACCTTGTTTACGAGGATGTAGTTCATAGGCCATAATTTTGACCTTATCTGCAACCTTTCCCAAAAACTCATAGTCATGAGTTAATTGCCCTCTATATGCTTCGTAAAA carries:
- a CDS encoding helix-turn-helix domain-containing protein encodes the protein MPNLPILFPEQVSQSPAFWILVSFAIFGTYLGALLCIGQNILERKTALNRLLSLLFVCLGLLQGSCLFYVFGLSSSYPRIVLLHIPVLGSIGPILYGIHKIIQNSEFEKSTLGLSPKHSIMPGIIWVLYFLSFVPDSDAVREGIQTFSLTRSALDLVFLVPLLILATYIAGLLRGSRILFKPNVLKEEWTARVLLYIILATIANHSVGAFFLIDKNPLFLLVSACMMGLSLCVSYLIGRRYPAYFQNLQEVARVTFQKYSRSLLQGMDLVTLRENLLKAMEVEKLYKDEDLSLASLADELGLSSHQLSELINQEMGKNFSAFVNEYRIREACELLSKNKDTSVLDIAYEVGFRSKTSFHRAFQKEVGVPPSEYREKNS
- a CDS encoding crotonase/enoyl-CoA hydratase family protein, which produces MKSYTYIQIEKKGPVFCIALNRPDARNAMNTQMIMELSEALTVYEDDPSSRCAVLYANGLHFTFGLELEDVAKSIIDQGRNFFKKGNINPWDTGGTGRIRKKPLITAVHGFCLTLGIELMLASDIALAAEKTVFAQMEVQRGILPFGGATIRFVRASGWGNAMKYILTGDTFDASEGYRIGIVQEVLPKKELLVRAMELAEKISAQAPKAIDAVLENARKAIEVGDLEAIDDLVPLVTDCLKSEDGQEGIRSLLEKRTAVFKGK
- a CDS encoding acyl-CoA dehydrogenase family protein, encoding MDFSLSSDEQEFTESFRNFCKKEISPFAEEADKTKELPRSHYLKLGEAGYLGLLHEEEFGGQGAGVFLSTLAMEIISESCGSTFFSAGASAGLFGLPIKHFGTPEQKKKYLPDIISGKTIGSLGVTEPDGGSDVSGLSSLAKKSGKDRYLLSGQKTYITNAPNADYCLVLARTQDETGKEKGLTHFIVSLNSKGISRSAAMDKMGLKASPTGALFFEDVEVPEENILGKLGKGFRQTMQTFNAERLSLAAYSLGVMKACLDESKSFSASRKSFGKSIYQHQGVAFMLAEIYSKYEAAKWLTYNTAWEMEKIESEGKPSMSLSGKCAACKLFATTAAREVTNLAVQIHGGAGYMDEYKVSRLYRDTRLGEIGGGTSEIQKLIISGSIMKES
- a CDS encoding glycosyl hydrolase family 18 protein — protein: MEQPKESQKVVPPTAPEGRLFASTWSQDFYAMMKYIHLYDEIHPFLYNLEGGRNNTGRILSVWKKDEIDERIRWLRLMSPRTLIIPTIFRWENDFEKVSDVIGLNGNTKVRDLHIQNILKEIDTYGYDGIDIDYEGMTCEKKEVFQEFLILLRDELHKKGKILSVAIHPKTVAEKPSVYPCKGLKSPIQVDFYEAYRGQLTHDYEFLGKVADKVKIMAYELHPRKQGFPGPGPQAPDWWIDKILEYAVARIPNEKLYMAIPTYGYDWALHCQAETKSVYYSRAKWIRDKMAPRKEEPTDVLEIFKTQPKAADWTYLRPYLYRHQGHVYSDPSLWYRMGGCDRVAFYMNRSAFEKKMKILDKYKIRGFSFWQLIEDNDPEINKYLEEKLGPELSEVH